In Iodobacter fluviatilis, one DNA window encodes the following:
- the istA gene encoding IS21 family transposase produces MEMMGKIRRMYFRDNLSLHEITKRTGLARNTIRAWVRKPAAEAEPQYVRQRKLGKLAPYHASLEQALTADSFRAKQNRRTAKALFEQIQAEGYTGAYSGVTDFVRAWRGKAGKTPQGFVPLQFALGEAFQFDWSEEHLLIGGIYRRIQVSHLKLCASRAFWLVAYPSQGHEMLFDAHTRSFAALGGVPRRGIYDNMKTAVDKVLKGKGRIVNARFSVMCAHYLFDPDFCNVASGREKGVVEQNVQDSRRRIWLEAQSIKFATFEALNAWLAERCHVLWGVLRHPEFKGLSIAEMLEQERLEMMPMPTPFDGYVEHLARVSSTYLITVARNRYSVPCEWSRQRVSVRLYPTQVVVVANDQIMARHQRLTGQQQVSFDWLHYIPLLARKPGALRNGAPLLQLKERLLRRNGGDKVMAQVLATVPVAGLDAVLVAVELVLESGVISIEHILNVVARLNDPPAAISAETQLQLAEEPQANTQRYDGLRAASELDSDHEESSHA; encoded by the coding sequence ATGGAAATGATGGGCAAAATCCGTAGGATGTATTTTCGCGATAATCTGTCGCTGCACGAAATCACCAAGCGCACGGGGCTGGCGCGAAACACCATTCGTGCTTGGGTTCGCAAACCCGCTGCCGAGGCTGAGCCGCAATACGTACGGCAGCGTAAGCTTGGCAAACTGGCTCCCTATCATGCCTCCCTAGAACAAGCCCTGACTGCTGACTCCTTCCGCGCCAAGCAGAATCGTCGCACCGCCAAAGCCTTGTTCGAGCAGATTCAGGCTGAGGGTTATACAGGGGCTTACAGTGGCGTCACTGATTTCGTTCGTGCTTGGCGTGGCAAAGCCGGTAAGACCCCTCAGGGTTTTGTTCCCTTGCAATTTGCTTTGGGCGAAGCTTTTCAATTTGATTGGAGTGAGGAGCATCTGCTTATTGGTGGTATTTATCGGCGCATTCAAGTTTCCCATCTGAAATTGTGTGCCAGTCGCGCCTTCTGGTTAGTGGCCTATCCCAGCCAAGGGCATGAAATGTTGTTCGATGCGCATACCCGATCCTTTGCTGCTTTAGGGGGTGTGCCGCGCCGAGGCATTTACGACAATATGAAGACCGCTGTTGATAAGGTGCTCAAAGGCAAAGGTCGGATCGTGAATGCCCGATTCTCGGTGATGTGCGCCCATTATTTGTTTGATCCCGACTTCTGCAATGTGGCCTCTGGCAGGGAAAAGGGCGTGGTTGAACAGAATGTACAAGATAGTCGGCGGCGAATCTGGCTGGAGGCGCAAAGCATCAAGTTTGCTACCTTTGAAGCGTTGAATGCGTGGCTGGCCGAGCGTTGTCACGTCTTATGGGGAGTGCTTAGGCATCCCGAATTCAAAGGTCTGAGCATTGCCGAGATGTTGGAGCAAGAGCGTTTGGAAATGATGCCGATGCCGACCCCGTTTGATGGTTACGTTGAGCATCTGGCTCGGGTTTCCAGTACCTATTTAATCACCGTCGCGCGCAATCGTTACTCGGTGCCTTGTGAATGGTCGCGGCAGCGTGTGAGTGTGCGCTTGTATCCCACGCAAGTCGTGGTGGTGGCGAATGATCAAATCATGGCCCGACATCAGCGGCTGACGGGGCAACAGCAGGTGAGCTTTGATTGGCTGCACTATATTCCGCTTCTTGCCCGTAAGCCGGGTGCCTTACGCAATGGTGCGCCCTTATTGCAGCTTAAGGAAAGGTTGTTACGACGTAACGGGGGAGACAAGGTGATGGCGCAAGTGCTGGCCACGGTTCCTGTGGCGGGTTTGGATGCGGTACTGGTTGCAGTTGAGTTGGTATTAGAGTCAGGTGTCATCAGCATTGAACACATTCTGAATGTGGTGGCGCGCTTGAATGACCCACCGGCCGCTATTAGCGCTGAAACGCAGCTGCAATTAGCAGAAGAACCGCAGGCGAACACCCAGCGTTACGACGGCTTGCGTGCAGCGAGCGAGCTCGACAGCGACCACGAGGAGTCGAGCCATGCATGA